Genomic segment of Candidatus Omnitrophota bacterium:
TGGGATGCCGTCGACCTGTTTCGTCCACGTATTTGTGAATTTTCCCTTTGACATGCCAGAGTCGCTGTGTCGTCCCCTGTAACCACACGATAAATGGTTGTGAGGCGCCGTAAATTCTTACAACCCACTGCTCCCGACCATTCGTTGGGTGCGTCCAGTGGCGAATGTTTCCGTCTCCATCAATTACTCCACGGAGAAAATGGTGAAACCACTTATCAGGGATACTGAGAGGACCGAGGGTCAAAGATTTCCGTGGCGTTAAACCAAGGCTAAGTAGTTTCTCATATAAGTTTTTATTGCTGATCTGTAGACGATATGCAAAGTGACCACTGCCTCCCCAAGATTTGGTCGCGCCGCAAGTAAGATGAGCGTGGTGTTTCAATTTCATAAGATATCGACGATCTTTGGCAACAATTGTCACATGTCGACCGTCCGAGCTAAGACAGCCGTCGGATGCGACCACCCCAACCAAATACCAAAACACATGATCGGGACACTCGAAGGGTTTTAGTTTGGGTCCTCTATTTCCCATTCTAGCTCACTTATTCACTGCTCATGCCAGCGCGGTGTCAGGCACCTCACGGCGCCAGACACCGCGAGAAGAAGGCGACGACCGGATTCGAACCGGTGAATAGCGGTTTTGCAGACCGCCGCCTTGGACCACTTGGCTACGTCGCCGCATCCCCCATTCACCCTGAACCCAACGTGGTTCAGGGCAAAGACACCTCGGCCGCACACCGAGCGCATACGCATGGGAAGGAGAATTAGGTGTTCACCCCGCCCCAGAAAAAGTCATCGTGTTAGTGCACCGCACATGCCTGGGGCGGGGTTCACGGTTTTTTGCCGTGGGACTCAAAACCGACTTGGCCACCGACGTACAGGATGTTCACCCCATCCGGGTGATTGCCATCCTTATCCTTGGCCAGAGCCTCGGTGGATTTGCTGGCGGGAGACAATCCTGACGTGTACTCATAGTCGCCGCCGCCCGGTGAGGCCGGCACGGCATTTTTTGACGACGGGCACTTAAAGACCGCGAGATCGTCGATGTACTGGTCGTGCAATTGATCCAGCGAGTCGGGAAATTGCTCGTTGTGATCATCGCGATACGCAGAAATCGCGTAAAAAATCTGTTTCAGGTTATTCTGGCACTTCGCCCGCCGCCCCTTCTCGCGGATCTTCATGGTCGCCGGGGCTAAGAAACCGATGAGGATGCCGATGATGGCAATCACCACCAGCAGCTCAATCAGCGTAAAACCCTGCGCGCTACGGTGTTGGGATCGCTTACGCCACATTCGCATGGTTGTGTTGACCGTACCAAAGTGCTTCGATTTTGTCAAGGAGCACGCCGGCTGCGCGGCGCTTCGAAATTCGCCCGAGCGCCCTGACGGCGACCGACCGCTCCAGCAGCCACGCCCGGATTTTGGTTCGCCCAAACGGCGCTGCCGGACCCCGCTGAGCCGCTGATGGCCTGGCCACGTGTTGCGCGAGTATGAGATCGAGATCTTTGGTGCGCGCTTTTTCGCGCGCGCGCGCGGCCACCCGATCGGTTTCTACCGCAAACCCAACGCGCAGCTGCCCGTGGCACCGCGGCAGCCGTGCAATGATGTCGGGGGTGGCTTCCAGTATCAATGCGCCGTGCGCTCGCCGCTTTAGTTTGTGCCTCGCCCGCCGCGCCGGGCGAAAATCCGCCACGGCCGCAGCCATGATCACCACGTCGGCCGCTCGCGCATGGGCGCGGAGGGCTCGCTCCATCTCGATTGCCTGCTCGACCGCGATGCGCCGCACCCTAAGCGGCAGCGGCTCGCTGATCGGTCCATGGATCACGGTGACCCGGTGCCCGCGCCGCAAGGCCTCCGACGCCAACGCGGCTCCCATCGCGCCGGTCGAATAGTTAGACATGAACCGCACAGGATCAATCGGCTCGCGCGTGGGGCCCGCCGTCATCACCACTCGAAGGGGACGCCGAGAACTCCCCATGCCGGCCTAGCGTTTCTTGGTGGTGCGCTTGCGGCGTGTTGTACTCGACCGGGCGGGTGTTGCCGCGGCGGCCGGGGCTGCAGAGCCGACCGGCACCCACTGCTTCACGGCGCGCACAATTTCCTCGAGCTCGGCTAGATGCCCGATCGCCTCGTAGCCGCAGGCCAGTTTCCCCACATCTGGGCCGATGAATCGCACCCCGAGGCGCTTGAGCGTTGTGACATTCCGCTGCACCGAGGGATGCTGCCACATGTGCACATTCATTGCGGGCGCAAACAAAATCTTCGATTTCGTCGCGAGCAGCAAACAGGAGAGGAGGTCATCCGCGAGGCCGCTCGCAAATTTGCCGATGATGTTGGCCGTCGCTGGAGCGACAAGGATCAATTTCGAGCGATCGGCCAGCGTCGTATGCACGATCTGCGTCGTCTGCAGGTCGAAGAGTTCCGTGTAGACTTTGCGCTCGGAGAGCGCTTGCAGCGTCAGCGGCGCGATGAACTGCGTGGCCCGATGCGTCAGCACGCATGTCACCCCATAGCCGGCATCCCGCAGCTGCCGCGTCAAGTCGCCTGCCTTGTAGGCTCCGATCGATCCCGTGACGCCAAGGACGATTTCCGGACCGCCT
This window contains:
- a CDS encoding type II secretion system protein translates to MRMWRKRSQHRSAQGFTLIELLVVIAIIGILIGFLAPATMKIREKGRRAKCQNNLKQIFYAISAYRDDHNEQFPDSLDQLHDQYIDDLAVFKCPSSKNAVPASPGGGDYEYTSGLSPASKSTEALAKDKDGNHPDGVNILYVGGQVGFESHGKKP
- a CDS encoding phosphopantothenoylcysteine decarboxylase; protein product: MTAGPTREPIDPVRFMSNYSTGAMGAALASEALRRGHRVTVIHGPISEPLPLRVRRIAVEQAIEMERALRAHARAADVVIMAAAVADFRPARRARHKLKRRAHGALILEATPDIIARLPRCHGQLRVGFAVETDRVAARAREKARTKDLDLILAQHVARPSAAQRGPAAPFGRTKIRAWLLERSVAVRALGRISKRRAAGVLLDKIEALWYGQHNHANVA